The Neobacillus sp. OS1-2 genome includes a window with the following:
- a CDS encoding LCP family protein, giving the protein MNNSRLDRKKGPKKKAKWPRITLFTILILLVGGGVYFYNVYSNVAKAVDKMNKPISREVSKKRVEKVEFHQKDPISILMVGVDEREKDSGRTDSILVLTVNPEKKSTKILSIPRDTRTKLISSDNKGGKVRIEKINHAYAYGGIEETIDTVEYFLNTPIDYYVEVNMQGFRDIVNAVGGIDVDNKYAFELDGTYLPKGPMHLMGEKALQYARMRKDDPRGDFGREERQREVISKIIDKGKSFSTLTKYNDILEALENNIKTNLTLNDMVGIQSTYKPAAETLEKLEIPGWGGMLDGGWYFFVSDEERQALSDQLREQLGLPSAPVEKMYMNKENKDNMSAS; this is encoded by the coding sequence ATGAATAATTCGAGATTAGATAGAAAAAAAGGGCCTAAAAAGAAGGCAAAGTGGCCCCGTATTACCTTATTTACCATTTTGATTTTACTGGTTGGTGGCGGGGTTTATTTTTATAACGTCTATAGCAATGTTGCAAAAGCTGTTGATAAAATGAACAAACCAATTTCACGAGAGGTTTCTAAGAAGCGGGTTGAAAAAGTTGAATTCCACCAAAAGGATCCGATTTCAATCTTGATGGTCGGTGTTGACGAACGCGAGAAAGATAGTGGCCGTACAGATTCCATCCTTGTACTAACAGTTAACCCTGAAAAGAAATCTACAAAAATATTAAGTATTCCCCGTGATACTCGGACAAAGCTTATCAGCTCAGACAATAAAGGCGGAAAGGTTCGGATTGAAAAAATAAACCATGCGTATGCCTACGGTGGAATTGAAGAGACGATTGATACTGTTGAATACTTTTTAAACACACCAATTGATTACTACGTTGAAGTGAATATGCAAGGTTTTAGGGATATTGTAAATGCTGTCGGTGGAATTGATGTGGATAATAAATATGCTTTTGAATTAGATGGTACGTACCTACCAAAAGGTCCCATGCATTTAATGGGGGAAAAGGCGCTCCAGTATGCACGGATGAGAAAGGATGACCCACGCGGTGATTTTGGACGTGAAGAAAGACAACGTGAGGTTATTTCTAAAATTATCGACAAAGGAAAGTCATTTTCTACTTTGACAAAATACAATGATATTCTTGAAGCGTTAGAAAATAATATTAAAACGAATCTAACCCTAAATGATATGGTTGGCATTCAATCGACCTATAAACCTGCGGCTGAAACCTTGGAAAAACTTGAAATCCCCGGATGGGGCGGAATGCTTGATGGCGGCTGGTATTTCTTTGTAAGTGATGAGGAAAGGCAGGCACTTTCTGATCAATTACGCGAGCAGCTTGGTCTTCCATCCGCGCCTGTTGAAAAAATGTACATGAATAAAGAAAATAAAGATAATATGTCTGCCAGTTAA
- the pssE gene encoding PssE/Cps14G family polysaccharide biosynthesis glycosyltransferase, giving the protein MILVVLGTHELSFDRLLKEIDKQIEVGNINEEVVVQAGHTKYKSKNMTIFDFTTYERMGDLYKKANYIITHGGTGSITMGMKMGKKVIAVPRLIKYSEHNDDHQLEIVKQFKETGHILYWNEPMDLADVIRRVEIFQPARFESGNKKILSLIKDFIDGV; this is encoded by the coding sequence TTGATATTAGTAGTTTTAGGAACTCATGAACTTTCCTTTGACCGCCTGTTGAAGGAAATTGACAAGCAAATTGAGGTAGGGAATATTAATGAGGAAGTAGTTGTTCAGGCAGGTCATACGAAATATAAGTCAAAAAACATGACAATTTTTGATTTTACCACCTATGAACGGATGGGAGATTTATATAAGAAAGCAAACTATATCATAACGCACGGTGGTACAGGTTCGATTACGATGGGGATGAAAATGGGGAAAAAGGTTATTGCTGTTCCAAGATTGATAAAATACAGTGAACATAATGACGACCACCAGTTGGAGATTGTCAAACAGTTTAAGGAAACCGGACATATCCTATATTGGAATGAACCGATGGATTTAGCCGATGTTATTCGCCGTGTTGAAATCTTTCAGCCTGCCCGCTTTGAAAGTGGAAACAAGAAAATCTTATCTCTCATAAAGGATTTTATTGACGGAGTATAA
- the pssD gene encoding PssD/Cps14F family polysaccharide biosynthesis glycosyltransferase: MNNRTEKRKKVLFISSLGGHLTQLLQLKPLFAECDYHIVTERSIITEDLSKKYHMSFLAYGARNYLFRYFFKFGYNIFKSFYYFIRENPDVIVTTGAHTAVPTCYIAKLFRKKVIFIESFAKTSTPTLSGKLVYPIADLFIVQWEEMKKHYPNAVYGGSIY; the protein is encoded by the coding sequence ATGAATAATCGAACAGAAAAAAGAAAAAAAGTATTATTTATCTCTTCATTAGGTGGTCATTTAACGCAATTACTCCAGTTAAAGCCACTTTTTGCTGAATGTGATTACCATATTGTTACAGAAAGGTCGATTATAACAGAGGACTTAAGCAAGAAATACCATATGTCGTTTTTGGCATACGGTGCAAGAAACTATTTATTTAGATATTTCTTTAAGTTTGGCTATAATATTTTTAAATCTTTCTATTATTTTATAAGGGAAAATCCAGATGTAATAGTAACTACAGGTGCCCATACGGCAGTGCCAACCTGTTACATTGCAAAGTTATTTCGAAAAAAGGTCATATTCATTGAGAGCTTTGCAAAAACGTCCACGCCAACGCTATCAGGAAAGCTTGTTTATCCAATAGCTGATTTATTCATTGTTCAATGGGAGGAAATGAAGAAACATTATCCCAATGCTGTCTATGGAGGGTCAATCTATTGA
- a CDS encoding glycosyltransferase has protein sequence MSNKKVLVITNMYPSAKHKSFGIFVKNQVDAITRRNVLVDVVAITNPNNGKVNVFTKYLSWLIKTIWILGIKGRSYDVIHAHYVFPSGYLGLLFKKLFKKRLIVTAHGGDIDKMAKRNKRLFQLTKSILQQADHVIAVGNELHHEIVTKFSVKQQNVSILNMGVNREIFKPIDMGAAREQCWLEKDAKIILFVGNLLEQKGLIELIEAARLVHERDTDVQLVIIGAEKDPNFKRFIENKIMDFHLQNMVTILDTKEQPEIAVWMCAADCLVLPAHIEGFGLVALEAMACGTPVIGTNVGGLKTLLAGGAGEIVSAKNSSDLANSISQVLASEEIRSKLIKNGFKKAEENDQEYILNRVMEVYFPTGG, from the coding sequence ATGAGTAATAAAAAAGTACTTGTGATAACGAATATGTATCCAAGCGCGAAACATAAGAGTTTTGGTATTTTTGTTAAGAATCAAGTCGATGCTATAACAAGGAGAAATGTTCTTGTCGATGTAGTAGCCATCACCAATCCCAACAATGGGAAAGTGAATGTCTTTACAAAATACTTAAGCTGGTTAATAAAAACTATTTGGATACTTGGTATAAAAGGACGTTCATACGATGTGATTCACGCTCACTATGTTTTTCCAAGCGGCTATCTAGGACTCCTTTTTAAAAAATTATTTAAGAAAAGGCTGATTGTCACTGCACATGGCGGTGATATTGATAAAATGGCGAAAAGGAACAAAAGACTATTTCAACTTACTAAGTCTATTTTGCAGCAAGCGGATCACGTAATTGCCGTCGGGAACGAGCTTCATCATGAAATCGTGACTAAATTTTCCGTAAAGCAGCAGAATGTTTCTATTCTGAACATGGGTGTGAACCGTGAAATTTTTAAGCCTATAGATATGGGGGCGGCAAGAGAACAATGCTGGCTAGAGAAAGATGCAAAAATCATTCTCTTTGTTGGAAATTTGCTAGAACAAAAAGGATTAATAGAACTGATTGAAGCAGCAAGGCTTGTTCATGAAAGAGATACAGATGTTCAGTTGGTTATAATTGGTGCCGAGAAGGATCCGAATTTCAAACGATTCATTGAAAATAAAATAATGGACTTTCATTTGCAAAATATGGTGACCATTCTTGATACAAAGGAACAGCCGGAAATAGCTGTTTGGATGTGTGCTGCGGACTGTCTTGTGCTCCCTGCCCATATTGAAGGATTTGGACTTGTCGCGTTGGAAGCCATGGCATGTGGAACACCGGTTATTGGTACAAATGTTGGCGGCCTAAAAACATTGTTGGCGGGAGGGGCGGGGGAAATCGTATCTGCAAAAAATTCAAGTGACTTGGCGAATTCAATTAGCCAAGTTCTTGCATCTGAAGAAATAAGAAGCAAATTAATAAAAAATGGATTTAAAAAAGCAGAGGAAAACGACCAGGAATACATACTCAATCGGGTTATGGAAGTCTATTTTCCTACTGGAGGGTAG
- a CDS encoding UDP-glucose/GDP-mannose dehydrogenase family protein, which yields MKITITGTGYVGLVTGTCLAEIGHQITCFDIDKEKISLLNEGISPIYEPGLGELIQRNIDSGRLTFSSNPVEAYSNAECIFIAVGTPANEDGSANLSFLEAAAIQIAEQIKKDIIVVIKSTVPVGTNERIGSIIQERVPPNIKIEMVSNPEFLREGTAIHDTFHGDRIVIGANTEEAGKQIGNIYEPLHLPIVHTDIRSAEMIKYASNSFLALKISFINEIANLCEKIGADIDQVSAGVGLDNRIGKKFLNAGIGFGGSCFPKDIHALNYLAKEFDYDFKILQSVIDVNYRQKDLLFYKAKEHFGSLAGKRTTILGLTFKPNTDDIREAASLRIIQDLLLEGAVVTVFDPVAMPKVEKLFGDKISFAVSSEQALVDAEAAFILTEWDEIKSIKLKEIKDKMTEPIIFDGRNCFSLEETKKYGIRYYSIGRPVVQ from the coding sequence ATGAAAATTACCATTACAGGAACAGGGTATGTGGGTCTTGTTACGGGAACATGTCTCGCGGAAATAGGCCATCAAATAACTTGTTTTGATATTGACAAGGAAAAGATTTCCTTATTAAATGAAGGAATTTCTCCCATATACGAGCCAGGACTGGGTGAACTTATTCAGCGTAATATCGATAGTGGTCGTCTTACATTTTCCTCAAATCCTGTGGAGGCATACTCCAATGCTGAGTGTATTTTTATCGCTGTTGGTACTCCGGCAAATGAAGATGGCTCAGCTAATTTAAGCTTCCTGGAAGCTGCAGCCATTCAAATTGCGGAACAGATTAAAAAAGACATCATCGTCGTTATTAAAAGTACCGTACCTGTTGGGACAAACGAACGAATCGGCAGCATAATTCAAGAACGGGTCCCACCAAACATTAAAATAGAAATGGTCTCTAATCCTGAATTTTTACGTGAAGGAACCGCCATTCATGATACCTTCCACGGGGATCGCATTGTGATTGGAGCAAACACGGAAGAAGCCGGAAAGCAAATTGGGAACATTTACGAACCTCTTCATCTACCCATAGTTCACACAGATATTCGCAGTGCAGAAATGATTAAATATGCCTCAAATTCCTTTCTCGCGTTAAAAATTAGCTTTATCAATGAAATAGCTAATCTTTGTGAAAAAATTGGCGCGGATATCGATCAAGTCTCTGCTGGCGTTGGATTGGACAATCGAATCGGCAAGAAATTCCTTAATGCCGGGATCGGCTTTGGCGGTTCATGTTTTCCTAAAGATATTCATGCATTAAATTATTTGGCGAAGGAATTTGATTACGACTTTAAAATTTTACAGTCAGTTATTGATGTTAATTACAGACAAAAGGATCTCCTTTTCTATAAAGCGAAGGAACATTTTGGATCGTTAGCTGGTAAAAGAACCACTATACTTGGACTAACCTTTAAACCCAACACAGATGATATCCGTGAGGCCGCTTCCTTAAGAATCATACAGGATTTGCTTCTTGAAGGTGCAGTAGTAACGGTTTTTGACCCAGTTGCGATGCCAAAGGTGGAAAAGCTCTTTGGTGACAAAATCAGCTTTGCAGTTTCTTCTGAACAGGCATTGGTGGATGCTGAAGCAGCCTTTATCTTGACGGAATGGGATGAAATTAAAAGCATTAAATTGAAAGAAATAAAAGATAAAATGACAGAACCTATCATTTTTGACGGACGAAATTGTTTTTCCCTCGAGGAAACCAAAAAGTACGGAATCCGATACTATTCGATTGGTAGACCAGTTGTACAATAG